Genomic segment of Colletotrichum destructivum chromosome 5, complete sequence:
GGGCAGACACCGATCGGCATTGATACTTTTACATACGTTTAAGTCTGCAGTCCAACTGCTGTCTTCTACTCTAAGGGTCCAAAGCGCTTTTCAAGAATCTCCGGTCACAGTCATGGCTGCTTCCAACTCGACCCTGCCTGCTCCCCTTGGAAGTCCTCCTGTCTGGGCCGAAAATCGTCAGGCTCTCTGTGATGCCCTTCCTTACTTCAAGGCACACGAGGGAAGTATGTACaccaaggacaaggtcatcAAAGGTATGCTTCTCAATGCGTTCGCCACCGTGCGAGACTTCTTGGGCTCAGAAGTTATCATCACCACTCTGTAAGTTGTTCTGCTCTCTTCACATATCTCAGGCTTCCTCGGCTGACCCCTGGTAAACTTGTtagtggtggtggaagagagagaaacagcCAGGGAGACCTGGTCCGGGTTAGAGAAGCCCGGCCCTTCATACTGCCGTCCTGCCATGCAGCCTCAGAGACCAATGCCCCCATCGGCATAATCCTTGGTAAGTACATAACTGTCGTCTTTATCTGGTACCGGCACTCACTATCACACAGGAAAACAATACCCAGGTTTACCTGTTGAAATCAAGCATTCGTTCAATGTCCTTGCCTTCTTCATTATTACAGACATCTGGTCTGAGAAGGACGACAGAGGCTTTGACATCCACAAGATTCGCCTCGAAAAGACCAACCGTGCTATGCCGTCCTGGTGGCAACTGTCGGCTGAAATGCAGAGCAGTACTCAGCTGCAGGAGCTGCGGGAGTTTCCAACATTCCGAGCGGACTGCACCAAGTGCAGACAATCTTCCAAGCAGATGTTCATACAGGGATGGACTTGCTTGAATGCCGAGTGTGAGGGAAGTTTTGCCTTCACTCCAGCTATCGACATCTCCGAGTTGACTGTTGCTTCCTACCACGCCTCCTCTCTTGCCTGGTGCGTCACCTGTCACCAGGGAAGCAAGGTAATCTTCTCCTGCGGCTGGTCTTGTCTCAACCAGAAGTGCAGCAGCTTCTTCAATTTCCCAGCCGGTACCGATGTCAACCACCTCACCTACTCAAAGGACTTTCTCTTAGAACGAACATCTTACCAGGTTCCACAACAGCCTCTGCAGCCGCCCCTCCCAGACACAACCGCCCCAGGTCTACTGGGCACAGAGAAGGCTATGCGTGATGGCATTGTCTGTCCCGAGTGTCATCGTTGCGCAAGACGGGTGGATTGGACAAAGTGGTCTTACGAGGATCCTCGTTGTAACTTCACCTTGCTTGCCCCGCCACTGCCGTTCCCTCTGGCCAATGTTCTCGCCGAGAGcaaacaacaacagagaCTCAGGAGTGGATTCCAATCCAAGGCCTTCAACAAACACATTCTCCAAAGTGCCAGCCAGGCCAATGGTTACGCGATGGAACAGTACCTTCTCCCAGACCCCCTCAACACTGACACCATCATCGGCTCAGTTACTGTTTTCCGAGCGACTCCAGCCATCAATGCTCGTGCTGGCGCTCCCGACCAAATATGGGATCTCCTCCAACATGATACCGTCCGAGACTTCGGCTTCCAAAGGAAGCCCGCGATTCATGTTGGCTGTAAGTTCACCCGTCATGCCTCCTCACGAAGCGATCCGACTAACCTACAACACTAGTGCCTAGCGAGAAGTTGACCCGGAACTTCCTTCAAAACTGGGGCGCCCCTTACAAGTTCGCAGTCAATGTGCATTCGAGACCATTCTCAGAGGCACCAGAATCCATAATCGGAGCACTCAAAAGAATGCAATGGGCTGGCAAGCAATCCATTGCGACGACCAACAAGACCATAGATGCCTATGCCCAGCAGCCCGGCTTCAGCGAAATAGTCCCTTGTGACACGCTCACCTCGAACTTCGTTGACTTCAACGAGCTCCTTTCAATCGGGTACATGGAGGAAGACAAGATCAGTGTGGGTTATGGTATCACTATGCTTTCTGCCTCAAGACTGACTCCTTTATTTGAAGtaccacgacgacggcgaatACACCTTGGGACCTACCGTGGCAACTCTATCTTTAGGAAGTCCCGCCCAAATGTGCTTTAAAATGAAGCCATCCTACGCTGGGAAAGGCACCAAAGTTCTTCAGTTACCAATTTTCCACGGAGATCTGGTGGTTATGCACGGGACCCGCATCCATCAGGCGTACCTAGTATGCTACTCTCCAATCAACACTACCACTTTCTTCTCTAACAATTAACAGCACAGGGTTGTGCCCAAGGGCAAACGTCGCTTTGCCTTGACGTGCCGAAACATCGTGCTTGAGACAAtcgaagatgatgatgctcGAGCCGAGGCTGCTCAGAACAGCATCCTTCCAGAGGTTTCCGAGCTCTGGGACTACCCGAAGGATGAAGATGTCGAATCCCAGAATGAGAATGCCGGCGCTTCGAAGCGTGCCGCTGACGAGCCTCAGAGCACCACAGGTCGAACGACGAAGCGACGCAAGACGGAGGCCTGAATTTGTTTGATTCCAACATCAGGATGGAGTTTAAAATTTTGACTGACACTCGCGTCTTTAATCTACACAAAAGGTATGGGAGCAGAGGGGGTTTACATTGAGGAGTTTTTCTTTCTGCACGGTTTTCTCTCTGGACTTCCGGGGCTACGTCTGTCTCATGGATTCTGGGAGGGTTTTCGTTTTCTGATTTCTGATTTCTGATTTCTGATTTCATGGCTCGGTATCCTGGCGAGGAAACCATACATCCCAGCGAAGTGCTTCATAATAGCTTGGCTCAgatctgctgctgctttcGCAGCTTTTTCAATTGGCCTCGGTCGTATGTCTTCGTCTATAGCTCAGATACTACTCACACATTGTGCGAAACCCCAGTTTCCTCTAGTGAACAATTCTTGGGCTGTCTTCGACGTGAAATGAATGTGAGTGTCGCAACGCCCAGTTGAGGCTGGCTGACGCACGCAAGCAAGCCATACGACACGAATCTCGATTACAGGCACGGGGGTACTTGACGGAGGTTGCCAAAGTGTAAGCTGAGAAATGAGACAGCGTTGCGAGCAGGACATTTCTCGTCCTTAATTCGTGAGAGACACGGTTACTAGGTGCCCCCGAGGCGGTTCGGGGCCAAAACGGCGCCTTGTGACGCCTCTCTAGAGCCAGACCGTCGTAGAGACACGGCGGTTCCAATTCGGCAAGCGGATGAGCTGGGAACAAGACATCTTTCGCGGACGGAAGACCTGGATCCGTGAGTGGACCGTCGCCAGTGTTTTGTCTCTCCCAGCCCGTCGGGGTCGGCGGGTTAAAGCACAATGGGATggggcgggaggggggcgggggttTGGCAGCCGGATGGGGGTTGGGACATGTCTCGGACTTGAGTCCAGACCCGTCAACCCGTTCAATTGCAGAACTTGCTCTGATGTCATTGGCAGGTAAACGTAGGAAGAGAACGGAGGAACGGGTGGCTCGCGGAGAGTTATACCCGACGCGGCCTGTCCTCTTGttaggggaggggggtgggatCGACGGGCTTCGTCACGTCAGACGAACACAGCTGTGTGATGGCGCGAAGCGAGCACGAGCGATGGAACATCCTCAACGTGTAAGTCAGGCCATGTTTTGGATTTTTTCAGGACGTTTTGTgttttccccttccttctctcAATCGAAATAacaggagagagagacacggagagagagaaaggaaggCCTCGAAATGCTGTTCTTCATTGGTATCATAACGGGTCGTAAGCAGGCGTCTCTAGCTGAAGACCCCTAGGCCCTCGCCAGCCCCAAGGCATCAATCACCCATCGCCCCGGGAgcggcagccagccagccagtaATCATGAATCTATGTCTGCGTCCGCAGAAATTCTCGGTAGCGTTCTCTCCTTGCCTGTCCGGAGAGCACGTTTCGCTATGCAATCAATAATGAGAattttcccctccccccggccAAAACCCTTGGCATATCCTTTTTCGGGTATTCCCTTTTGTTCCTCCAAGTTCCTTTGGTTGGCGGTATCCAGTCCATGCATACCAATCAAGCATTCCAAaacaccgccgccaacgtcATCAAGCCTCCCAAAAACAGACCCAGGAAtcggtcgtcggcgagggaaACCGCCGCGGAGTGGGAATCGGAGGACGTTGAGGATGAAGGGCCGCCCGTGGTCGACGCACTCggggcgccgacgcccgTGCTCTTCGAGGGGTCCGAGGAAGAGCTGCCGCTGTTGGGCGATCCTCTAATcggggaggacgacgaggatggaggCGAGGCACCGTTCGTGGACGACTGGGGGCAGAGTGTCAATGCGTCACAATCAGAGAGGGTGGTGTATATCGGGGTCGGGGTCGGGACCGGGCCGTTGTCCACGGTCTGGGTGATGGTGACCGGGAGGCTGGTGGGCGAGACGATCGGGGTGTCAGAAGCTGAAGGAGCAGATGTACTCACTGCAGACGTCACGGGCTGCCCGTCACCGTCCGGCGTCGCGGGGCCATCGCAGAGTCCAATTACACCGCTGGGCACCGCGTCGCTACCACTGCCGACGGCCACAatctcctccttgccgcAGTTGTTCGCCTGAGCCATGTGGACTGCCAGATTGTCCCAGTCGAAGACGAAGTAGCCGGCCCGCATCATACTGTCGCCGAGGATCTGCTGGTCGGTAGTGGTAACGAGGCCGACGTAGCACTGACCGTCCTGGGGGCCCAGGTCAAGGATGAAATCGCTGAGGGGCACGCGGATGGTCTTCTTGCCAAAGGTGAATGTGACATAGGAGTCGCTGCCACTGTCGCGCAGGGAGCAGGCGGCGGTCCAGTAACCGTCGGTGTCGATGGTGGCCTTGAGGTCTGCCAGAATGGGGCGAGCGAGGGTCGGGTGAAGGCGGGTGAGGGTCGTGCCGGAGTCGAGCATGACGTTCTTGTCCGCCGGGGCGAGAGCGTAGGTCTCGGCGGAGTTGGCGAGGGTCATGCCAATGCCGGTAAGCTCAACAGCGAGGCTTTGGTCATGTCAGCTCAAACATCACTCAGTTGGCAatggacgaggagatgagCCCTCGGATGATTCGACTTACCGAGGCTCGCCCTTGGCGCCGTTCACCATGGGCACTCGCTGGAGCTCGCCAATGAACTTGCCCTTGTCGACACCGCCGTAGATGAGCATGCCCGAGTCCGCCGACTGATGACGCAGGTCCAGCGAGAAGATGCGGCTCCCGATGAGTCCCTGGTCAGCCAGGCTGTTGAGGACCAGGCTGTAGGGCTTGCCTGGCTCGAAGCCGGCCTTGAGGTCGGGAGCCAGACCCATTATGCCAGTGGCGATGCCGTCGCTCTTAGTGACGACACCAAAGGTCTGGTTGACCAAGACACTGGCACCCATGGTGATGGAATCGGTATAGTAGGCGATCTCGGCGCTCGTCTGAGTGTTAGGGTCCGAGGGGTCTCCGTAGTTGAGTCTGCGGGTGCCAATTGGGCCGGTGGGCGGAGTACGACTATTGCGCGGGTTGTACTGACCAGCAGCGCTGCACTGCTTGGCTTGGGCAGCTGAAGGCGCGGTGCTGCAGTCAGGGTTGACCCAGAGCTCAGAAGAACCCGTGTCGAGAAGAACGGTCACCTGCTGGGCAGGCGTACCGATCATGACTATTCATCGTCAGTCAAGCCACTTTGAGGAAGGAGCCGAAGAATGCTTACTGTCAGTGGAGTAGTAAAACTCTCTGTTTCTGAGCACAACTTCGATGGCCTCTCGCTTCGTGAGATGACCCAGGTCGGGTCGGACCTGTCTGACTGGCATAGCAATGAATCCTTTGCCCTCGGTAGCACGAGGGAAGGAcagggcagcagcagagctCACCGCGCCCCCCATGGCGGCAACAAAGACTTCAGACTTCATCTTGGGCGATTGCAagtttgttgttgttctggCTTCAACAAATCCAAAGACAACAGGGCcagaaaagagaaagggggggagggggggaagaaacGGGGGcaaagaaggggaagggaaggaaggtcCCGAGAAGAAGTAAAAAGATTGAAGCCGATGCGAACCCTGGAGAGGATATGAGGCTCTTCAGGCTGGGGATACACAGAAGATAAAGTAAGAGGTAAAGGTAAAAGCTGGAAGTGAGAGTGAAAGTGAAAGTGAGAAGGAACGCCACCCTGCCTATTCAGCTTCTAGAGCGACCAAGTCTGGAATCAGACAGGCTGGCCGGGTCTGGTGTGTTTAGTGGAAGGATGTTGTGAAAGCTGGACCTTTTGGTAAAGAGAAGACAAGGCTGCAAGAGGTCTGCTGCATGCACTCGCGCTAACCTGTTGTTGGCGCTGGTTGAAGCTGAAAGAAAATAAAGGGCAGTGTGTCTCTCCTCCATCTGCCGTTCCTTTACTTCAACGTCTGTTTGCGGCATGTCCCAAAGCCCAATATGTGGTCCCGACATCCAGATGCTCGAGTTGGCACCCCCTCAGACTGCCTTGACTGCGTGGCCAAGGTTCTGGATGTTCTTGACCTTGCATCCCTTTGGCCGACTTCCCGGGCTGGCAGTGTCACACAAAGGCAACCGGTTTCCGCATGCAACCTCCCCCCTGAGTCTGATGTTTCCATCCCATGTGTTCGTCCACGTGAGGTTTGGGCCAACGACCCATGATACTAGCCATGTCTGGAGTCAAATAGCCTAGTGGCGGCTGTTGCAGCAATTGATATTATCAACAGAGAAGGCATTTTCCCTTGCTCCAGCTGCGACGACCCAGTGGAGGGGCTCTGAATTCGTTCCATGAGTGTGAGACATGAGCCTGAAGACGGCGATTAACGGTGAGATGGCACATGGCTCTTCTGCTTCATTGGACCTAGAAGTGTAACACTAGACGGCTTGGCATCAAGGCTTTCGACGAGAGTCCATCCCATATGCCGACAATTTTATGGAAACTTCCGAGCCTGAACGTCAAACCCTTTCGGAGAACAGCCATGGGGCCGGTGATGCTAACGCCCAGGAAGCTAGAGATTCGAATAGCTGTATCcccgaaaaaaaaaaagctgATACGAAGCCTCTCTTCTTGGCGATCGCTCCGGGCTCTACCTAAAGCCGCCTCTTTCACTGACTATAAAAGAAGGCTTCGTCTCGCACACTTCGGACCGGAGCTCCCGCCCAGCTTTCAGCGGGCTTACAAAATCCCCAGAGGAGCCTTGCACCGTTACGATATCTTGGGAAACACAAATGGACATAGGGTGATATCCAAAGAGGAAGTTGCAACAAACATCATCTTAGTAGGTCGACACCCCTTCTCACCTCCTTTCACCTCTTCACCTTCACTTCAGCAACTAGGTGAAGTTCGGTGAGTGGTACCTTCATCCTCGAAACTCGAGGCCATGATCGGCGAACAGGCTCCACCCGAAAGCCGGGGTGCGTCGTGCTGCTCAGGGGCCAATCAACTGGTGTCAACCCAACCACCCTACTCCCTTGTGCAAGGCATCTCTGGATTGTCCCGTCGCAACCAAACACTGGTTTGATGTGTGGCATACAGTTCTTCAGGTGGTTGCAGTCCCCTTGGTCGCGAACATTACGAGAATGAACGCTGAAGCAGGGGTTTATGGATCTTGAGCCTGGAGTCCGCCAAGGATTCACTTGCGGTCGATAGTATACGCAGTCACTATCTCGACTGACGCGGTCCGGTCGATGCTTTGCTACGATGAGTGATTGCCGGTGTCGCCACGTTTGAACTCAGCAGGGCTAGAGGAGTACGTTGATGCTTGGTTGCATAGTTGACGAGAACTTCCCCAGGCAGAAGTTCACATAGGGTTGGCAACTCGGCAGATCGTGCCTCTGACTTCGCTTACACCCAACGGCCGAGTACGAGCTCCCCAGAAGGTCTGGATAACGAAACGAGGCGTCAGGACTGACAGCGCTCAACGCAGGAGTAGAGTCCTCGGACAGGGGCGTTGGGGTTGACGGGCAAATGGCGATGGTTGGAGCCACGACCTGGCGGAATGGGATGCGGCAAATCTCGGCAGGCCGACAATACTAGGATAATTCCCTACACTGTCCATTCTTGGTGGTagtgccggcggcggcatagACCCCAACGGGGTTGTCGGAGTCCAAAGACTCCGGGCATTGCGGGGGATGCGGAGGAGAGGCACGTAAGGTAGCCGGATCATGATGTGATTGGTCCCAAGTACGGTACAAAATGCCTCCCCCAAGCTGATGAACCGTCCGTTCTGGCTGACGACCAACCGgtgatggcggtgatggcAACCACACATGCAAGTGGCAGCTCGAGgtggtgtgggtgggtgggtgggtgtcgCTGGCCAAAGACACGGAGGCGCGTCCCGTGTGAAGAACAGGCCCCGGCCGGCGGTTCCCTGTGGCTATCCGTTGGAGAAGTTCGTCCCGGGGATTCGCAAATCTAGAATCCGGGTCAGAGGTGGATGCCATTTGGTGAGTTGGCAGTGGCACATGGTGGAGGGGTtgaggaggggaaaaggcTTCACATGCCAAGAAAAAGGTTGGATGAGGTTCGGATCTAACAAGGGAGCAAAGAGTGACCGAGGAGCAGAGCAGAACAACGAGGCGGATAAGGTTAGGTTTCAGTCATGAGGCTGGGCGGGTAGAACGAACGGCGGACGATTGTTGGGAAGAAGGTGAATGGGTATACTAAAGGCTTAAACAGTTGAGAATCTGTGCGTGCAGCAGAGGCAGATGGGAAGCGATGCTGACGACATTGGACGGGATGGCGGTgacggccgccgcgatgGTAATTGGATGAAGTTTTGGTAGGTCAAGGCGAGGGAGGGATTTGATttggggggatggggaggggaaTGGAACAACAGCAAGAGGCATAGTAGAACTGTTTCCATACACGTCCCGTCCCGTACTTATCCACGTATGGAATCCGCCAACGAACGCCTCTGGGGGTCTGAGAGCTTCCCTAGCGTTTTATCAGCACCAAGACACATGAGAGATCCCGCGAGTCGAGCAGCTGGGATCGGCCTGCAGTCATTTCGCCCTACCTGAAGTCAGCTAAACAAGGTTGGTGAGATGCAGACACCTCTCAGAAATTTGTACCGAGCGTGGTCGACATAGACATGCCCGGGCATGGGCCTGTGTGCATGCTGTCTGAGCACCTGTTGGGAACTCCCCGAGCGGGCGGGATCATCCCAGGCACCTTTCCAACCCAAGCATGCCGCCGTGGGCCCCATTTCTCAATTCCCAAACGACTGCGACAGGGTGACCGGATGGACCAAAATAGAAGGGGAGATCAATGTTTGTTTGGATCCAAACGCTTTCgaggaccctcggcatcgctAAAGGTCTCAGTGGGTATCATGCCAGGGCAGAgcagagggagggagagagggatgGGACAGTGAAACATGCGTCCAATGACAAGTGCGTCTTGCACCACAATTCGAAAGGAACGGTTCTTCGGCTCCGGTGGCTTTCACACAGCGTTTGTCTTCATCGTCGGTGGCACTTTGGGCGGTACGCGACGATTCAATAGGTAGGACGGCGGAGTAGCAATGCAAAATGCTCGCCGAGGAACGCCCTCATCCGTTCCCAACGATGATTTATGGTGGGTGCTCAGTTAAGTAGGTTCACGATGAAAGACTTGGACATCTCCTCAAGAGCAAATTGCCATTCCCTCATCACCCACCAAGCCCATACAGAAGCCATGTGTAGGTTCACAAGCACAGGGCTGCAGGGGACTAGGAAGCTCAGGCATGGATAGTACTGCGTGCTGAAGGGTAGCCTGGAGAGGTTCCCCGAGATTGCCGTCTCAATATTTAATCCACACAGGcgcttgtccttcttcggccCGTAATCTCATATCCACATCGCATTTCCCTCTCGCACATGCCCGGCATCCCAGCAGACTTGCCTTTGGGATATGATGCAATTTCGATGCGCCTTTGTCCGAACATGTGCTCCATGGGCGAGACTTCGACTCCGCCGCATTGAGTTGAGCTTTCCGATGGGAACACAGGACTGACTCCATGTCGTCTGTAGAAATGCATCTAGGATGCCTTGCTATGAGTCGTACTCAATACAAGCCATCAGACCATTCCCACAAGGTTGGACGGCTTGTACCCgaatgatgacgacgatgcagCCCGCAGCAAGACGAGAAGGTGGCGCGGCACGACGAACATAGCTACAGAATCTGGGCCCTTTCATGTTGAGGGTGTATCGAGCGTCCCGTCACCCAACGAGAAACGTCTCCCATGGCTGACCGACATCTGTCCAGTGCAAAGCAGCACACGTGCATGGGCGGGTGGGAACCTGGAAAGGTACCGTCTTTTGCGTACTTATCTCCCTAACTCTCTGCCTGTGGCTATCGAGTGTGCGAGTTAAGTAGGTACTGGACTGGATTCCCACAGGCCTGTCACATTACGGAGCACGTCCACGCCCACCCCCCGTcgaacccccctccccccgtgCTGGCTTGGCCTGGCCGGGCTTGGACTGGAATGTGTCTCCGTTGGCCTGCCTGTCTCTTCCAGGCTGTCTGCCACACCCCCAAATTATCGCCCACTGGCTTCTTCGGTACGCCTGCTTCCTACTCTCGATTTTGTCCAATGCCTCGCTCCTTCCTTGCTTTTCACGAtccatgccgccgccgacgacgaccgcTTCTTCACACCTGACCTGACTGACGCGCGAACGCCTCCTGTTGCCTTTTCTCTCAAGACCTCGATGCTTTTACCTTCCCACCTGTCAACACC
This window contains:
- a CDS encoding Putative aspartic peptidase A1 family, aspartic peptidase, active, encoding MKSEVFVAAMGGAVSSAAALSFPRATEGKGFIAMPVRQVRPDLGHLTKREAIEVVLRNREFYYSTDIMIGTPAQQVTVLLDTGSSELWVNPDCSTAPSAAQAKQCSAAGQYNPRNSRTPPTGPIGTRRLNYGDPSDPNTQTSAEIAYYTDSITMGASVLVNQTFGVVTKSDGIATGIMGLAPDLKAGFEPGKPYSLVLNSLADQGLIGSRIFSLDLRHQSADSGMLIYGGVDKGKFIGELQRVPMVNGAKGEPRLAVELTGIGMTLANSAETYALAPADKNVMLDSGTTLTRLHPTLARPILADLKATIDTDGYWTAACSLRDSGSDSYVTFTFGKKTIRVPLSDFILDLGPQDGQCYVGLVTTTDQQILGDSMMRAGYFVFDWDNLAVHMAQANNCGKEEIVAVGSGSDAVPSGVIGLCDGPATPDGDGQPVTSAVSTSAPSASDTPIVSPTSLPVTITQTVDNGPVPTPTPIYTTLSDCDALTLCPQSSTNGASPPSSSSSPIRGSPNSGSSSSDPSKSTGVGAPSASTTGGPSSSTSSDSHSAAVSLADDRFLGLFLGGLMTLAAVFWNA
- a CDS encoding Putative oxoglutarate/iron-dependent dioxygenase, alpha-ketoglutarate-dependent dioxygenase AlkB; translation: MTIVINAIRRCNKTRVVLFSSLATVATFDMAFGQTRGEEALSSVHSVENNSFIWFEPPGAMFTSHLHTRSHTAGSLTEHLLPLLFCPPSSSAQSLRTFGSSQHNSFSIPFLFMRRQRGPLLTFRNSSLSHLPASIFQTFITIYSYLPTLLTHLLLTIIFNQSFNIKHPKRCLTVSNSTPGTIRNISSSTSLYRTKPSPFLSTPFPCAFKKHIPPNPLFFAFFNATQLSGCVRLISNCLPSKGRHRSALILLHTFKSAVQLLSSTLRVQSAFQESPVTVMAASNSTLPAPLGSPPVWAENRQALCDALPYFKAHEGSMYTKDKVIKGMLLNAFATVRDFLGSEVIITTLGGGRERNSQGDLVRVREARPFILPSCHAASETNAPIGIILGKQYPGLPVEIKHSFNVLAFFIITDIWSEKDDRGFDIHKIRLEKTNRAMPSWWQLSAEMQSSTQLQELREFPTFRADCTKCRQSSKQMFIQGWTCLNAECEGSFAFTPAIDISELTVASYHASSLAWCVTCHQGSKVIFSCGWSCLNQKCSSFFNFPAGTDVNHLTYSKDFLLERTSYQVPQQPLQPPLPDTTAPGLLGTEKAMRDGIVCPECHRCARRVDWTKWSYEDPRCNFTLLAPPLPFPLANVLAESKQQQRLRSGFQSKAFNKHILQSASQANGYAMEQYLLPDPLNTDTIIGSVTVFRATPAINARAGAPDQIWDLLQHDTVRDFGFQRKPAIHVGLPSEKLTRNFLQNWGAPYKFAVNVHSRPFSEAPESIIGALKRMQWAGKQSIATTNKTIDAYAQQPGFSEIVPCDTLTSNFVDFNELLSIGYMEEDKISYHDDGEYTLGPTVATLSLGSPAQMCFKMKPSYAGKGTKVLQLPIFHGDLVVMHGTRIHQAYLHRVVPKGKRRFALTCRNIVLETIEDDDARAEAAQNSILPEVSELWDYPKDEDVESQNENAGASKRAADEPQSTTGRTTKRRKTEA